In Hydrogenovibrio marinus, a single genomic region encodes these proteins:
- a CDS encoding DUF6662 family protein: MEFYQIFTSRNDKGKGTYNALDSKTEIEYGFTNRFSGSFSVIGHQLETKGLLIDGYLPQEKNKSFSFSGMEGEIKYAFLTPALDDIGVSTTFGLSYDTVDPHSGQKKDTLSADVGVQIQKYFLDGQLVWLNNASMESTYAKRPAINGINDESVWPTTPEMEIELTANTGISYRFTSNWSVGAEAVYQTEFETEVGQERWSLFAGPSIHYGNQKFWATLTYLPQVVGGGERYAGQEKGLHLIEKTKYETKLKLGYNF; this comes from the coding sequence ATGGAGTTTTATCAAATCTTCACCAGTCGAAATGATAAAGGCAAAGGTACATACAATGCACTAGATTCAAAAACAGAAATTGAATATGGATTTACCAACCGTTTTTCGGGCTCATTTTCTGTTATCGGTCATCAACTCGAAACCAAAGGTTTATTGATTGATGGTTACCTTCCTCAAGAGAAAAACAAATCCTTTAGCTTCAGCGGGATGGAAGGTGAAATCAAATATGCATTTTTAACACCTGCATTAGATGATATTGGCGTATCCACTACCTTCGGCCTGTCTTATGACACAGTTGACCCCCACTCAGGACAAAAGAAAGACACTTTATCCGCTGATGTCGGTGTGCAAATCCAAAAATATTTTCTTGATGGGCAATTGGTCTGGCTAAACAACGCTAGCATGGAATCCACTTATGCAAAACGCCCAGCAATCAACGGCATTAACGATGAAAGTGTCTGGCCTACAACACCCGAAATGGAAATTGAGCTAACCGCTAATACCGGTATTTCATATCGTTTCACTTCCAACTGGTCAGTCGGTGCTGAAGCGGTTTATCAAACAGAATTTGAAACTGAAGTCGGTCAAGAACGCTGGTCTTTATTTGCTGGCCCTTCAATACATTACGGTAACCAAAAATTCTGGGCTACCTTGACTTATTTACCACAAGTAGTTGGTGGCGGTGAACGCTACGCAGGCCAAGAAAAAGGCTTGCATTTGATCGAAAAAACAAAATATGAAACAAAACTAAAACTTGGCTACAACTTCTAA
- a CDS encoding carbonic anhydrase, with amino-acid sequence MCEKCDCNSAIDQLFENNEEWIKEMNAERPGFFSSLVAQQSPEYLWIGCSDSRVPANELVKMDPGTIFVHRNIANLVNSSDMNVLTVIQYAVEVLKVKHIIVNGHYGCGGVMAALQQSNPDLIDHWIRPIRKYYHHNRKELETIGEEQGEKAKVNRLCEINVVEQVRNIAHVPAVRHAWEKGQELAIHGFIYDIKDGRLHNMNVTIDNIEKAEKAVLRELC; translated from the coding sequence ATGTGCGAAAAATGTGATTGTAACTCGGCGATAGATCAACTTTTTGAAAACAACGAGGAATGGATAAAAGAAATGAACGCCGAGCGTCCCGGCTTTTTTTCAAGCCTTGTTGCTCAACAATCTCCTGAATATCTATGGATAGGTTGCTCAGATAGCCGAGTACCTGCAAACGAACTTGTAAAGATGGATCCCGGCACCATTTTCGTCCACCGGAACATTGCCAACCTTGTTAACTCCAGTGACATGAACGTATTGACCGTTATCCAATATGCCGTCGAAGTACTCAAAGTCAAACACATTATCGTCAATGGTCACTATGGTTGTGGTGGTGTTATGGCTGCCTTACAACAATCCAATCCCGATTTAATCGACCACTGGATTCGTCCCATTCGAAAGTACTACCACCACAACAGAAAAGAGTTGGAAACCATTGGAGAAGAACAAGGCGAAAAAGCCAAGGTAAACCGCTTATGTGAAATAAACGTAGTTGAACAGGTTCGAAATATCGCCCATGTCCCTGCTGTTCGTCATGCTTGGGAAAAAGGCCAGGAACTGGCTATTCACGGTTTTATCTACGACATCAAAGATGGTCGTTTACATAACATGAACGTCACCATCGATAATATCGAAAAAGCAGAAAAAGCCGTTCTTAGAGAACTTTGCTAA
- a CDS encoding ABC transporter ATP-binding protein, whose product MTAIIEVKALRKEYPKLIAVDGIDFAIEKGCCFGLLGPNGAGKSTTIEMIEGLKKPTSGEILYDGRPMNSGFKKVAGIQFQSTALQDFLSVADNLKLFRSFYDRHADLQDLIADCDLSSFLEQDASKLSGGQRQRLLLALALVHDPEVIFLDEPTTGLDPNARRQFWALIQKIKARNKTIILTTHYMEEAYLLCDEIAIMAKGKLIARGTPDSLLAQHFGDNILELPTAALGAYQPQETHFHKGEKTEIYTKDMNQTLRGLMDSGIDLTHLKIRSRTLDDLFLELTAKDTEEMAHV is encoded by the coding sequence TTGACTGCCATAATTGAAGTGAAGGCCTTGCGAAAGGAATACCCTAAACTCATCGCAGTAGATGGGATTGATTTCGCCATAGAGAAAGGATGTTGTTTCGGATTGCTGGGGCCTAATGGTGCAGGCAAATCAACGACTATTGAAATGATTGAGGGCTTGAAAAAGCCGACTTCAGGTGAGATTTTATACGATGGCAGACCGATGAATTCTGGCTTTAAAAAAGTCGCCGGTATTCAGTTTCAAAGCACGGCGTTGCAGGATTTTCTCAGTGTGGCCGACAACTTGAAGTTATTCCGTAGCTTTTATGATCGTCATGCTGACTTGCAGGATTTGATTGCAGACTGTGATTTGTCTAGCTTTTTAGAACAAGATGCCTCCAAGCTTTCGGGCGGTCAGCGCCAAAGACTATTATTGGCTTTGGCATTGGTTCATGACCCAGAAGTGATTTTTTTGGATGAGCCGACAACTGGGCTTGATCCGAATGCCCGTCGCCAGTTCTGGGCACTGATCCAGAAAATCAAAGCACGCAATAAGACCATTATTCTAACCACGCATTATATGGAAGAGGCTTATCTGCTTTGTGATGAGATTGCAATCATGGCAAAGGGTAAGTTGATTGCTCGCGGCACGCCGGACAGTCTGTTAGCGCAGCACTTCGGTGACAATATTCTTGAATTACCGACCGCGGCACTTGGAGCTTATCAGCCACAGGAGACGCACTTCCATAAAGGCGAAAAAACCGAAATCTACACCAAGGATATGAACCAAACTTTGCGAGGTTTGATGGATAGCGGTATTGATTTGACGCATTTGAAAATCCGATCACGAACCTTGGATGACTTGTTCCTTGAGTTGACTGCCAAAGACACAGAGGAGATGGCTCATGTTTAG
- a CDS encoding nitric oxide reductase activation protein NorD, whose product MNEELFAEYQEKFTCKFPKAVELFPDLIENAAAKLSPQGVQAYLDGANFLCKIGQGVEPVLVFMEVMPDIASHFGQGTNKMIADYGYLLARSPNKKALIPFLNSLSTVCRRIDTVEDLQHYLDIIDEYVDKTQTVIHGHHSLYESPGMVALLESMPQLISKLCLNGIRNFIDYGARNYLNAPEEQIAYFKLESHDAKSIITRERKGTTFKDVERHMDMLKECMWDCDLPFQTFATAFDQLRKPVPYLDDTLIAIPDVYDEENGISGIDRYRATLAHMMAHHKWSTKLMADNYAPHMQLFISIFEDSRVEYLAIQEYPGLKKLFLALHPYPEKGACDDTKQSCLRYRATRMSRALLDENFDPENPLLEEFRQRFHRLMAEKGENSTTADMAEIGIDFYVKSRKQSSDSMPSVFFDDTEISYRDDNRYIWFFYEEYDEPDEILPNEYENEEKVVDNEGGLPPRHYDEWDYISEGYRPDWTTVYERLHPSGDAGKIDRLMEKHSDLANRLKKMIEMLKPQNKKRIRFQEEGEELDLDIALRSVIDFKSGQAPDPRINYSHTTDSRNIAVMLLVDTSQSLNERNQETGQTLLELSEEALAITSWTVEQLGDKFAIAGFCSDTRHEVRYQHIKGYSEGYTSDVKARIAAMEASYSTRMGAAMRHAAHYLSAQQAEKKLMLILTDGEPADIDSKDPQTLIHDTHKAVEELKSEGIYSYCITLDPNADEYVETIFGNQYTVIDQVEKLPEQLPQVFMKLTH is encoded by the coding sequence ATCGAAAATGCTGCTGCTAAGCTTTCACCACAGGGTGTTCAAGCTTATTTAGACGGCGCAAATTTCCTGTGCAAAATCGGTCAGGGTGTCGAGCCTGTTTTGGTGTTTATGGAAGTCATGCCGGATATCGCATCCCACTTCGGTCAGGGCACCAACAAAATGATTGCGGACTACGGCTACCTGCTAGCACGTAGTCCGAACAAAAAAGCTCTGATTCCTTTTTTGAATTCCTTAAGCACTGTTTGCCGCCGTATTGATACGGTTGAAGACCTTCAACATTATCTGGATATCATCGACGAATATGTCGACAAGACCCAAACAGTTATCCACGGACATCACTCTCTATATGAAAGTCCTGGAATGGTCGCATTGCTTGAGTCCATGCCACAGCTGATTTCTAAATTATGCCTGAACGGTATTCGCAACTTTATCGATTATGGTGCGCGAAATTACCTGAATGCACCTGAAGAACAGATAGCCTATTTCAAACTAGAATCACATGACGCCAAAAGCATTATTACCCGTGAGCGTAAAGGCACCACCTTTAAGGATGTTGAACGCCACATGGATATGCTGAAAGAATGTATGTGGGATTGCGATTTGCCTTTCCAAACATTCGCCACAGCATTCGACCAATTGCGAAAACCTGTGCCTTACCTTGATGACACTTTGATTGCCATCCCAGATGTGTATGACGAAGAGAACGGCATTTCCGGTATTGACCGCTATCGCGCAACCCTCGCACACATGATGGCACACCACAAATGGTCAACAAAATTAATGGCGGATAACTATGCCCCGCACATGCAGTTGTTTATCTCAATATTCGAAGACAGTCGTGTTGAGTATCTGGCAATACAAGAATACCCTGGTCTGAAAAAACTGTTCTTAGCACTTCACCCTTATCCGGAAAAAGGTGCTTGTGATGACACTAAACAGTCTTGTCTACGCTACCGTGCAACTCGTATGTCTCGCGCGCTTTTGGATGAAAACTTTGACCCGGAAAATCCATTACTAGAAGAGTTCCGTCAACGTTTTCACAGACTCATGGCTGAAAAAGGTGAGAACTCGACCACTGCCGACATGGCTGAGATTGGCATAGATTTCTATGTTAAATCCCGCAAGCAATCGTCAGATAGTATGCCAAGTGTGTTCTTTGACGATACTGAAATCTCTTATCGTGACGATAATCGTTATATCTGGTTTTTCTATGAAGAGTACGATGAGCCGGATGAAATTCTTCCTAATGAATATGAGAACGAAGAAAAAGTTGTCGACAATGAAGGTGGCTTGCCACCACGTCATTACGATGAGTGGGACTATATTTCCGAAGGCTATCGTCCTGATTGGACAACCGTCTACGAGCGTCTTCACCCATCCGGAGACGCAGGCAAAATTGACCGCTTAATGGAAAAACACAGTGACTTGGCCAATCGTTTGAAAAAGATGATTGAAATGCTGAAACCGCAAAACAAAAAACGTATTCGCTTCCAAGAAGAAGGTGAAGAGCTGGATCTGGATATTGCGTTGCGTTCAGTTATTGATTTCAAGAGTGGACAAGCACCTGATCCGCGCATCAACTACAGCCACACAACCGACAGCCGTAATATTGCCGTGATGTTGTTGGTAGATACGTCTCAATCACTGAATGAACGTAACCAGGAAACCGGACAAACCTTATTGGAGCTTTCCGAGGAAGCTTTAGCTATCACTTCTTGGACAGTCGAACAACTGGGTGACAAGTTTGCAATTGCCGGGTTCTGCTCAGATACACGCCATGAAGTGCGTTACCAGCACATCAAAGGCTATTCGGAAGGATACACCAGCGATGTCAAAGCACGTATTGCCGCGATGGAAGCGTCTTACTCAACTCGTATGGGCGCCGCCATGCGTCATGCTGCGCATTACCTAAGTGCTCAACAGGCTGAGAAAAAGTTGATGCTGATATTAACTGACGGTGAACCGGCAGATATTGACAGTAAAGACCCGCAAACACTTATCCACGACACCCATAAGGCGGTGGAAGAACTCAAATCAGAAGGTATCTACTCTTACTGTATTACGCTTGATCCGAACGCTGATGAATATGTCGAAACCATCTTCGGCAATCAATATACCGTCATTGATCAAGTGGAAAAATTGCCGGAGCAGCTGCCGCAAGTGTTTATGAAATTAACCCATTAA
- a CDS encoding L-lactate MFS transporter — MNKNRWLMALAAVGVHICIGSVYAWSVYVNPIKDTMHWTLTDVTIAFSIAIFFLGLSAALMGKFVEKNGPKVSAIIAAVLFGLGTAGSGLAILMESKLLLYFFYGVLGGCGLGIGYISPVSTLVKWFPDKRGLATGLAIMGFGFASAIWGPTIKVLISEVGVASTFIILGAVYFVVMFASAMYLEKPEEGYLPEGFKKKVEAGHKTLKTDLAILGLHEAVKTPRFYGLWLMLFINVTCGIAIIGVASPLLQEVLGVSALVAAAAVGLMGIFNGAGRIFWASLSDYLTRPVVYIIFFATQAVAFYVLPSITEILIFQVILYFIMSCYGGGFASIPAYIGDIFGTKELGAIHGYILTAWAAAGLVGPLIISRVKDLTGSYAETLYVFSGFFVVALVISIAMLANIKAHEKKQVIAE, encoded by the coding sequence ATGAATAAAAATAGATGGCTGATGGCGTTAGCCGCCGTGGGCGTTCATATCTGTATCGGTTCGGTGTATGCATGGAGCGTATATGTTAACCCGATTAAGGACACCATGCATTGGACACTAACCGATGTCACTATTGCGTTTAGTATCGCGATTTTCTTCTTGGGTTTGTCTGCTGCGTTGATGGGCAAATTCGTTGAAAAAAATGGACCAAAAGTTTCTGCAATTATCGCCGCCGTGTTGTTCGGTTTGGGAACAGCAGGTTCCGGCTTGGCAATCTTGATGGAATCCAAGCTATTGCTGTACTTTTTCTACGGCGTCTTAGGTGGTTGTGGTTTAGGGATAGGCTATATCTCACCAGTTTCCACGCTAGTTAAATGGTTTCCCGATAAGCGTGGTTTAGCGACTGGTTTGGCAATTATGGGCTTTGGTTTTGCCTCGGCGATTTGGGGGCCAACGATTAAAGTATTGATTTCCGAAGTGGGGGTCGCATCGACTTTCATCATTTTGGGTGCGGTCTATTTTGTGGTGATGTTTGCATCGGCGATGTATTTGGAAAAACCGGAAGAAGGCTATTTGCCTGAAGGCTTTAAGAAGAAAGTGGAAGCAGGTCATAAAACACTGAAAACCGATCTAGCTATTTTAGGCTTACATGAAGCGGTGAAAACGCCAAGATTCTATGGTTTATGGTTGATGTTATTCATCAACGTCACCTGTGGTATCGCTATTATCGGTGTGGCATCGCCATTGTTGCAGGAAGTGCTTGGCGTTTCTGCATTGGTTGCGGCAGCAGCCGTTGGTTTGATGGGGATATTCAATGGTGCGGGGAGAATTTTCTGGGCATCTTTGTCGGATTATCTGACCAGACCCGTGGTTTACATCATTTTCTTCGCAACGCAAGCAGTGGCTTTCTATGTATTGCCTTCGATTACTGAGATTTTGATTTTCCAAGTGATTCTGTATTTCATCATGTCTTGCTACGGTGGTGGGTTTGCTTCTATTCCGGCATATATCGGCGATATTTTCGGCACCAAGGAACTGGGCGCGATTCACGGTTATATCTTGACTGCATGGGCCGCAGCCGGATTAGTCGGGCCGTTGATTATTTCCCGTGTAAAAGATCTAACCGGTTCTTATGCAGAAACCCTATATGTTTTTTCCGGCTTCTTCGTGGTGGCACTGGTGATTTCAATCGCTATGTTGGCCAACATCAAAGCGCATGAGAAAAAACAGGTGATTGCCGAATAA
- a CDS encoding FAD:protein FMN transferase has product MLGTFIEIGLAVDSQMHSAFDAAFFKIEQIQSLMSFHNPKSELSKINKHPYDWVQVSRQTVQVFRLAKQLSERSQGLFNPTVGGELIERRVLPNHFTRPFELKGSEKDIEIDGQNIRLNAPFLVTLDGIAKGYAVDQAVAKLRSLGVEHGWINAGGDIRVFGNLKLPVALRQQQTVDISEMPVCELQNQSIASSHVGQPIDETFPGHILATDNRKPTPALVSVVAKEAWLADGLTKVFGLANEEERENFAQVFDVSYYHLPFELSTQS; this is encoded by the coding sequence ATGCTCGGCACTTTTATTGAAATAGGACTTGCAGTAGACTCACAAATGCATTCAGCGTTTGATGCTGCCTTTTTTAAAATCGAGCAGATTCAATCTCTAATGAGTTTTCACAACCCGAAAAGTGAGTTGTCGAAAATCAATAAACACCCCTATGATTGGGTTCAGGTTTCCAGACAAACCGTTCAGGTATTCCGCTTGGCAAAACAACTTTCAGAACGTTCTCAGGGACTATTTAACCCTACCGTGGGTGGTGAGTTAATCGAACGCAGAGTCCTGCCAAATCATTTCACCAGACCTTTTGAACTAAAAGGCAGTGAAAAAGATATTGAAATCGACGGTCAAAACATTCGCCTGAATGCTCCTTTTCTCGTCACGCTGGACGGCATTGCCAAAGGCTATGCGGTTGATCAGGCAGTTGCAAAACTTCGGTCATTAGGGGTGGAGCATGGCTGGATAAATGCGGGAGGCGACATTCGAGTTTTCGGCAATCTGAAACTTCCGGTAGCTTTACGCCAACAACAGACTGTGGACATTAGTGAAATGCCAGTTTGTGAACTACAAAACCAATCCATCGCCTCCTCTCATGTTGGCCAGCCCATTGATGAGACCTTTCCCGGTCATATTCTTGCAACGGATAACCGAAAACCTACACCAGCATTAGTCAGTGTCGTGGCTAAAGAGGCTTGGTTAGCCGATGGGCTGACCAAAGTTTTTGGGCTTGCCAATGAAGAAGAACGCGAAAACTTCGCCCAAGTATTTGACGTTTCCTATTATCACCTTCCCTTTGAATTGAGCACCCAATCATGA
- a CDS encoding FMN-binding protein, translated as MMKPLIPIFTLPLTVIAYPVYAVEYFTTEQAQIALFGDKAKLTPSYVEMNDDQRDAIEDISDVRQRWKTQKAWKAYEDGQFKGWFIIDKVIGKHEFITYATAISPEGKVLGIEVMDYRETYGDQIRHDDWRAHFVGADKHSRLKLNKDIPNISGATLSCRNVTNGVKRLLALYDVMLKNQTQ; from the coding sequence ATGATGAAACCTTTAATTCCTATATTCACACTGCCGTTAACGGTCATTGCCTACCCTGTTTATGCGGTCGAATATTTCACTACTGAGCAAGCGCAAATCGCGCTGTTTGGTGACAAAGCCAAACTGACTCCCAGCTATGTTGAAATGAATGACGACCAAAGAGATGCCATAGAAGACATCAGTGATGTTCGTCAACGATGGAAAACTCAAAAAGCCTGGAAAGCCTATGAAGATGGGCAGTTCAAAGGCTGGTTCATTATCGACAAAGTCATCGGTAAACATGAATTCATCACCTACGCCACTGCTATCTCTCCAGAAGGCAAAGTGCTTGGCATTGAGGTCATGGACTATCGCGAAACCTATGGCGATCAAATCCGTCATGATGACTGGCGCGCTCACTTTGTTGGCGCTGACAAACACTCCAGACTGAAACTCAATAAAGATATTCCGAATATCAGCGGTGCAACGCTCTCCTGCCGCAATGTGACTAATGGCGTGAAACGCTTGCTGGCGCTTTATGACGTAATGCTAAAAAACCAAACGCAATAA
- a CDS encoding YeeE/YedE family protein, with protein sequence MTVFKLRPLSMIFLVVFLIAATLFKNNYLTYFLIGSLLGAGLNYFQFGFRTCSQQLLVQGKTLGIRAIIVMLAVTTILFFPLLYAGHFGSRALTGLVEPLSLSVVFGAFIFGIGMQLSNGCTSGTFNRLGQLQPLSITALIFLIVGGTLAAYNISFWRELPALPAVSIINTLGIFNALLIQLGILGTLYFLMSHRERSRHQSVEPLFPKRGTLRDWHPWLLAGLTLAMFNTLLLITSGQPWSIASVLPVWGVKIGTQMGLPFDFSFWDYSITYSQRLETPVWHDTVSLTTWGVIFGAAWVTLFDKFRNQKSISATTPVSEHFMAILGGLLMGYGAVIAFGCNIGAFFSGIGSGSLHGWLWALSALMGNALIITLRRKGILARI encoded by the coding sequence ATGACCGTTTTTAAACTGCGCCCATTGAGTATGATTTTTTTAGTGGTTTTTTTAATCGCCGCTACCCTATTCAAAAACAATTATCTCACGTATTTCTTGATTGGGTCACTTCTCGGTGCCGGATTAAATTATTTTCAATTTGGATTCCGTACCTGCTCGCAACAATTACTGGTTCAAGGAAAAACACTGGGGATTCGTGCCATCATCGTCATGCTGGCAGTCACTACAATATTGTTTTTCCCACTACTCTATGCCGGCCACTTTGGTTCACGAGCTTTGACAGGTCTGGTTGAACCCCTGAGTTTGTCCGTTGTTTTTGGTGCATTTATCTTCGGCATCGGCATGCAGCTTTCAAATGGTTGCACCTCGGGTACCTTCAACAGACTGGGACAATTACAGCCACTCTCCATTACGGCACTGATCTTTTTAATCGTAGGCGGCACGCTAGCAGCTTATAACATCAGTTTCTGGCGTGAACTTCCGGCGTTGCCTGCAGTATCGATCATCAACACCCTTGGCATATTCAATGCCCTGTTGATTCAGCTCGGTATTCTAGGCACACTCTATTTTCTGATGTCTCATCGAGAAAGAAGTCGCCATCAATCGGTTGAGCCGCTTTTTCCAAAGCGCGGAACCTTGCGCGATTGGCACCCTTGGCTGCTAGCAGGTTTAACGCTTGCAATGTTCAACACCCTACTGCTCATTACCAGCGGACAGCCTTGGTCTATTGCCAGTGTGCTCCCTGTATGGGGCGTTAAAATCGGCACTCAGATGGGACTGCCTTTCGACTTCTCATTCTGGGATTACAGCATCACCTACTCCCAGCGCCTGGAAACTCCAGTCTGGCATGATACGGTAAGCCTGACAACCTGGGGCGTTATTTTCGGTGCAGCTTGGGTCACCTTATTTGATAAATTCCGAAACCAGAAATCCATCTCCGCTACAACGCCGGTAAGCGAACATTTTATGGCAATACTGGGTGGATTGTTGATGGGTTATGGCGCGGTCATTGCATTTGGCTGCAATATCGGCGCCTTTTTCAGTGGCATCGGCTCAGGGAGTTTACATGGATGGCTTTGGGCATTATCCGCATTGATGGGAAATGCTCTGATTATTACACTCAGACGAAAAGGTATCCTCGCTAGGATTTAA
- a CDS encoding ABC transporter permease: MFSRIMTLIHARNLEFFRDRASLGWSVAMPFFLVFALALAFYGDNKPLFKVAVYQPSAEMTAKLNPIFGLEHVHFYTTDNLQRAIDKVARHQTDLLINLNPSTANAEQGYWVNIDSPNGYFMEKLLKQVDPNLKRHDTENHPIRYIDWVIPGVIGMNIMFGALFGVGFVIVRYRKSGYLKRLNATPLRPVEFILAQLISRLFIVVFLAVVIFMISKWILGFAMNGSYWLLLLVTTLGSLSMIAMSLMVTARVSSEELAGGLLNLVSWPMMLLSGVWFSLEGAYPPLKYLAQLFPLTHMLDAVRAITIDGAGLADIMQSLWVLSLMTLVFIIIGAYAFKWSDD, from the coding sequence ATGTTTAGTCGGATTATGACTTTGATTCATGCCCGTAATTTGGAGTTCTTCCGAGATAGGGCATCCTTGGGTTGGAGCGTGGCGATGCCATTCTTTTTGGTGTTTGCTTTGGCGCTGGCTTTCTATGGCGACAACAAACCCTTATTTAAGGTAGCGGTGTATCAACCTTCGGCAGAGATGACGGCAAAGCTGAACCCGATTTTCGGTTTGGAGCATGTGCATTTCTATACCACGGACAATTTGCAAAGAGCGATAGATAAGGTGGCGCGTCACCAAACGGATTTATTGATTAACCTTAATCCGTCAACGGCTAATGCCGAGCAGGGCTATTGGGTGAATATTGATTCGCCGAATGGTTATTTTATGGAAAAGTTGTTGAAGCAAGTTGATCCCAACCTCAAACGACATGACACTGAAAATCATCCGATCCGTTATATCGACTGGGTGATTCCAGGTGTGATTGGCATGAACATCATGTTTGGTGCTTTGTTTGGTGTGGGATTTGTCATTGTACGCTACCGGAAAAGTGGCTACTTAAAACGACTCAATGCAACGCCTTTGAGACCTGTCGAGTTTATTTTGGCGCAACTGATTTCGAGATTGTTCATCGTGGTCTTTTTGGCGGTGGTAATTTTCATGATTTCCAAATGGATTTTAGGCTTTGCCATGAACGGCAGTTATTGGCTGTTGCTATTAGTGACAACACTCGGTAGTTTGTCAATGATTGCCATGAGTTTGATGGTGACAGCAAGGGTGAGTTCGGAAGAACTTGCTGGCGGACTGCTTAATTTGGTGAGTTGGCCAATGATGCTATTGTCTGGCGTGTGGTTTTCACTGGAGGGCGCTTATCCGCCATTGAAATACCTCGCGCAGCTCTTTCCTCTAACCCATATGTTAGATGCTGTTCGTGCTATAACCATTGATGGTGCAGGGTTGGCAGATATAATGCAGTCACTATGGGTACTAAGTTTGATGACGTTGGTATTCATTATCATTGGTGCCTATGCTTTTAAATGGTCTGACGACTGA